The Suricata suricatta isolate VVHF042 chromosome 3, meerkat_22Aug2017_6uvM2_HiC, whole genome shotgun sequence genome contains the following window.
ATTTGACCTATTCTCCCGAACACCAGCTACTGTGTCTCATGAATAACTTGAAGCCAAACTTTAGCAACTCAGCTCTCATGAAATGACTGTATCTGCTGAAACTCATGGTCTGTAATCAGAAATGCCTAACATTAGCTGTGAATGAGGCAAAATAGGTAACCCAGAAAGAGACATTTGAGAAATCTCTGCATTTGAAACTCCACAATCTGCTTGCATGTTTGATTGGATAAACTAAACCATTGAACCTCAAGGAGTGGGGTTTTTGTTGACTTACGAAGAACACTTGGCATTCTGTTCCGCTAATGCAGGGTATGGACTCACCATTGATATAGTTCCTGAGTATTCcttaaatccatatttttcttgAGTGGGAATGAAATCAATTGGTACCTAACCTCTTAAAGATAAGACAATTAAAGTGCTATTCAATCTTTTCCAGCTAATAAGAATTCTCTTGCTTTTCCtcatttaagaaatcatttttagtCCTCCAGTGTATTTGACTCTGTTTGGACAGTACGtcagtttcttaaatgtttactgtTCAGTTCTGTAGGTGACAACATCTGTATTCATTTGTCCATGGGACAAATAATGAGTGTGCTGCTCATTAAACACAAACACAGACTGCACATGGAAATTTAAATAAGACAGagacattaggggcgcctgggtggctcagttacttaagtgtTTGatacttggtttcggctcaggtcatgatctcacaattgatgcgttcaagccctgcatagggctctatgctgacagtgcaaagcctgcttgggattcactctctctaccctctctctctgcccctcctcacccctctcaaaataagtaaacttaaagtaaaaaaaattttaaaagacagtgtCATTAAATCCCTCCACGTGACTCTCTTTAAGACCCAAGGAAGGGGGtgactgggtgtctcagtcagttaagcattctactttggctcaggtcatgatctcacagttcatgagtttgaaccccaagtaaggctctgtgctgacagctcagagcctggagcctgcttcagattctgtgtctccctctctccgcccctcccttgcttgtgttctctctctctctctcaaaaataaataataaacattaaaaaaaatttttttaattccaagaaagaatgaaacacaaTCTAGTAGCAGCAGGGAAGTTTatatgtgaattctttttttcccaggaGCTCCAAAATGTCAGAGCATTTCCTGAGACACCCTTGAGATTTGAACTCATCCATGGGGAGATGGAATAGCCCAGATCTAGTcttcacttcctttttctctctctgtctctcgctgtccctctctctctctctctctctctctctctctctctctctctctctctctctctctctctctcttcctatctttgccttctccttctgcttctctctctttggtttccagtattctcccttctttttttttggctgatTTATGTCTTCATCTTACTCACTGACAGCCAAAAATTCcttcaaaacaacaataacaacatcaGCTATAGGCTACATGTATGGCTCACCTTGTGAAAGGCACTGCCCAAAGCACTTTGCATGTAGTGGTTTATTTAAGGAGTGCAATATTTTAGGGCTTTGATACCATAACAATCTCTCTTTTTCAGGAAAGGAGATTGAAGTTAGGCAACTTGCTTATGAAATAAAGCACCGCCATGgtagaacatttatttttctaactttctgTTCTTCGGTTCTGTGATGTGGGAGGAAAGTCTTCCCTTAATGGGTCTTATTTGGCTCAACGTCTGTCTATTCAACGTGAGGCACAGATTTAGACTAGGAGGTGGACGTGAAGGAGAGGCAAAGGTACGTGAATCTCAAACCTTGAACTCACAGAATGAACAGCCTCCTGGAGAAGATGGGTATGTCGGGAACGGCATCAACAAGAGTGAAGAAAGCTCTTCTCTCACCAtcatacaaatctttttttttaattaatagttaattgccagttggtttccatataacacccagtgctcctcctccatgacaatcacccccccgttccccctccccactccatcagccctcagtttgttttcagtattcaagagtctctcatgatttgccccctccctctccctaactgtTGTGTCCCATCACTCGCCCCACATTGGGGGCCACTTGTCGGGTCCCTTGCCCCAGCCGGCGGGGAGGTAAATCTTTGCGGGTCcattcctgagggagagagagagaaatagagcaggagggagacgcagggagtgaggcaagtcaagcgttttctgatcaagcccccgtttattaagaaaataatccatgcctatataggatttggggcgggaaactgacccaggttggttgccaggtaacaaagtcaaatgattattagaaaaaggggaaactgaaactgaaactccgaacacagcatcaaaggaagcgcccagactttcatctgcaatactgggcaggggaagattagcgctgcataaacctgaatgcggtttgatcttttgttcattttggcttttttcgtctggctcagtatcactgtctctgaatcctggaccaggaaatgcactctcctagcctccagatgtaaatcttgttttatggttgctccctggagagcgatatgtccttgcctgaggcggccaaaactcggcagctcccaacacctAACTTTATtttatcccccttccccttcccatggtcccttgttaggtttctcctgttagacctatgagtgcaaacatatggtatctgtgcttctctgcctgacttgtttcacttagcacgacaccctcgaggtccatccatgttgccacgaatggccagatttcattctttctcatggccatgtaatactccattgtgtctatataccacatcttcttgatccactcatcaggtgatggatatttagactttttccatgttttggctattgttgacagtgctgctatgaatattggggtacatgtgcccctatgcatcagcacttctgcatcatATAAGTCTTTAAGAGTGAGTAGAGGGACGTGTACTTCCCAGATGAGGCAGCATGGGAGTAGGCTTTGAACAATGGCAAATATTCATCTAAAGTTAGATAATAATGAAAGCCAGTGCTCAGTGAGCTCTCATTATGTTCCACACCATGTAAGAGTTTTACACAAATTGTtgaatccttacaacaaccttaTCAGGTGGGTTCCATGATTATATCCCTTAAACAGATGAGGCAGTTGAGCCTCAGAGAGTGTGGGTAACTTGCCTTAGTTACTGAGTAGTAACATTACTGAGTCGTAATGTGGTGACACAGGATCCGCCCAAGGGGACCttgactccagagcccatgttCGGAACCGGGAAGCTATGTAATGGCACCTATCACCTACCACTTGTGACATTTCACTATTTTTCTTCTAGGAGAAGAGATTTATTCTACtctctcctttaatattttttaaatgtttatttatttgtgggggcagagatagagaaggggGGGAGAAACAAAACTCAAAGCAGTCTCCaaactccgggctctgagctgtcagcacagagcccaacatgggactcaaacccacaaaatgtgagatcatgacctgagctgaagtcagatgcttaattgactaagccacccaagagcccctcacctttaatatttttactttataccAAATGGACGTGAAGTCGTCTcacattccttttattttcaaagtggtTTTAGAGCAGGCTTCATTTCACTCTTTGGTAGGGCTGCTACGTTCTTTTCCTTAGATGTCAAAAGTGACACCATTGCTTACCGTCAGCTCTGAGACTACAGTGTGGGTCACCATGCAGACTGTTCCCACAAGACCAGGGCTCAGGAGCTTTCATCAGCTGAAGATGTGTGTTGAGAAGTATCCTGAGGCTCCATGCAggctgagcagggaaggaagcaAGGGTTCATCAGGGATGTGTGCCCGGGCCCCCACGGGGTAGGTGTGGAGTGCGCTGGCAGTGGTGTGGGCCAGAGACGCTGTGTGGGTCACTTGAAGACTGGAGACATTTCTCCTGGAAGCTCTTTGGCTCTGACCCAAGAGGACTTCCTCAGGGGTAATGGGAATTGAACAGAGAGTTGAAGAACGGCCCACAAGAAAACCGGAGGCGAAGGAGGAGAAGGTCCCTAGGCCATCTAGAAAACTCTCAAAagccaggagagagaagagctTTAAGCATCTCCCAGGCCAACGGAGTGAGTTTAAAGCCATGTTATGAGTCTCTGATCAAAGTATGTGCACCAATAAAAAGCCCTGAAATCGTATTGCAGACTTCAATGCAAGGGATAACACCAGTGCCCAGGAAATGGACTGACTTCACTGGAAAGTTATTTTCCAAGCTCAGCCCCCAGACGCCTGGTAAATGTTCTGGACTTCTGGAGTCCTGGCGTGCATCCTCGGGTCATAAATAACAATGCTTAGGCGGACTGGGATTTTATCTGTACCTTTTATAAAGACGTGGAATGGCTGAATCACAGAGACTGATAGGTTGTGGGGACAGGAGCCTGATGAGAATAAATTGACCACAGACTTAATTCTGTGAAGTTATAGTTTCCTCCCTAGTCTTGCATAGGGGCTCATAAGACTTCACTCCTGTTATCACTTCCTGGCAGCTACAAAGTCCTGGGCATTTTTCCATTTCAACAGAGGCTACCTTTTGTTTAAGAAACTATGAAAACTTGAACTCTGACAGAGAGAGATATAggccttatttcttctttcagcatGTAGGTTGACTCCTATGGcactaaattataataaatggtgctagaaaTATAGTACAAatatggaaaggaagagagggaaaacacCCGATTTTATCCAGGCCTGTGTTGTCAAATGGTTTTACAGTAACTCTGCTAGCGAGGTTTCTAGAGCAAATTGTTTATCATGCCTACCGTGGCCCCCCAGATGTATTTTAGGTGTTGatcagtaaaaaaggaaaaaatctggggcatctgggtggctcagtcggttaagcgtccaaatcttggttttggctcatggcCTCCCGGTtcgtgatctcccggttcgtgagtttaagccccgtgtcggactctgtgatgatggtgcggagcctgcttgggattctctttctccctctcccttttcccctcacctgctcatgctctcttattctctctctctctgtctcaaaataaataagtaaacttataaaaaatatcttaagtGAACTATAAAAAGAGGAGATTAAAATGCAAAGTGTTTTTCTTTGGATCCAGAAATTGCTGGGGGCTGTAATCCAAGTTACTTACCACCTAACCAATGCTGTTTCTTTAGAATTTAATGTGGTTGCAGGGGATGGTAAGAGCCATGCAGACAATGAAAATGTATTGAaggaaaattgaaggaaaaaaagacaacaatatATCCTAGTTCAATTGTCACACGAGCTGTGTCGTGTTGTATGAAATGAGCATATGTGGCAAGGACGCAGGaatgagagctcagagtctgtaaGAAGTAGTACAGaggaatggtggaggggcagggggcagacagAAATTAGACAAAAGGACCTGAATTCAGTACTTGGATGCGTTTCCCAAGGAGAACTAATGGGGAACAAGCGTCTCCTGACGGGGAGCAAGTTAGAGGAAAATCGGACCCTGATGGATGGGTGACAGTCCTTCCGTCTGTCCCCGGAAGCAAAGTGACATGCCAATCAGGACACCGAGGGCTGGCCTGTCGTTGTGACGGTCTGTGGAAAGCTAGAGTTCTCTCCTCCCTTCAGAATCTACTTTCCTTAAATACTAAGTGGACATGGATTCACTCTACAGATATGCATTTGTTAGACCTTTGgttaaatatatagagagagtttTAACAACAAGGAAACTGTTAAAGATATAGagtgatttttcctttattcttctttagtGCCTTcctaagtctttaaaaaattttttttatatctttattttgagagagatagagagcaagcaggggaggggcagagagagaaggaaacacggactccaaagcaggctccaggctctgagctgtcagcacagagcccgacaaggggctcagacccacagaccatgagatcatgacctgagttgaagttggatgtccaacctactgagccacccaggtgccccttgccttCCTAAATCTTTACTTTGCCTTCCACATATCAACCCCAATGGaggttaaggaagaaaaagaaacacagcaaTCAGGCCTCAGAACTTCTAATGTACACATTTGTAATAGACATATGTATGCATGGATGtacacatattttgaaataagctAAAGTCCACAAGAGCAACAGAACACTGAGCACACAATAGTTGTAATTATATTAAagttaacatgttttaaaagctgacatatcaggagcacctggtggctcagtaggttgagcatcgactcttgatttcagctcaggccatgatctctgggtcatgggatcgagccccacattggacgcCACACTGAGGGTgcagcctgcttatgattctctctctctctttccctctgcccctacccctgcttgctcactctctctcctctctctctctctctctctctcaaataaatacaatggGGAGGAAAACACTGACATATGATTGACGGCCATAGTAACTTCTCAGCGCCTGGTAATTTCACATGGTCCCTTCCTGCTCATCCTCAGGTCTCAAGCAGAGCCACCCTTCCTCACAGGGCCTTTcctaaacttaaaataaagttaagacCCTTCTGTTACTCTGTTACTATCGTTCATatggttttccctttctttgtgtaaatgtttgtgtatttctttattttcttctggcttcCCCCAGAATCTATAACATCCATTAGGGCCAGACCCATGGCAACTTTCCTCACCATAATGACCGATCAGAGTGCCGGGGGCCTAACATCTGCTCACAAATCATCttcaggaaacaaagaaaagaatgtaataCACACAATAGTCAACACCACTATTACACTGCCTGGTCAAGTTCcaaatgtatctttttctttttggtgattGATAAGTATTCAGAATGGCGTTAGTGTTCATAGCATTCCTAGGTGCTCTCAGAAAACccagactgcctggatttgaatcctgattcCGCACCCTACCAGTGGCAAGTTACTtgatctctcttttatttttagttttttcaaatgtttatttattcttgagagagatagacagagcatgagcggggcaggggaagggagagagggagacacagaatctgaagaagattccaggctctgagctatcagcacagagtttgacacagggctcgaactcacaaaccgtgagatcatgacctgacccgaagttggacacttaatggactaagccacacaggcaccccttgatctcttttatgtcatttgtaaaataggacaTTAATAGCACCTCACCTGCCTCAAGGTTTATAAGGGGAGTAAATGAGAGTTAATATTCGTTAAGGTTCTTACAAAAGTAACAGAAATATGTAGTAAATAAATCTAGGCTATATACAGCAGGATCCAGTGTCAATAAACCGGCAAGCAGATTTATAATACATTTGTCATCTATTTTagataaacttctaaaaaatgtatgtatatctgTAGTATGTATGATTTATCCATTTAACCAAACTTTTCCCTCTCCAGATGGGCTTGCCAGCTTCAAAAGTTTCCTGAAATCTGAATTCAGTGAGGAAAACCTTGAGTTCTGGCTGGCCTGTGAGGACTACAGGAAGATCAAGTCCCctgccaagatggcggagaaggccaagaaaatttatgaagaattCATCCAAACAGAGGCTCCTAAAGAGGTAGGCCTTGACAGGGAGGTGGGTGAGTGCAATCACTGTTGTCTGTGCCATGTGTCAGGGAGGACATTTGCGAAGTGAATGGATGCAGGCATTCCAATCCCAGGCCTTTCTCCGTGTGGACTTCAGGCGGGTTCTCCTGTCCTCCATCACCTTTGCTGTAACATCTCACATACATCGATGTGTGTGTGGAGCTAGAGTaggtttaaatgtttatttatttatctggcagggggtggggaggggcagagagaaagggagagagagagaatcccaagcaggctccatgctgtcagcacagagcccaactcggggctccatcccaccaacctgagatcatgacctgagccgaaatcaagagttggacacttaacctactgcacaacccaggtgcccctacctctaTATGTTTAAAACTGCAACTATTCATACTTTAAATATTCTCCaagtcttctattttttccttaacaaCATTTACTAGTTTGTTCTGATGAGGCACAGACTGACCCATATGGCATACTTACCCAGTCAAACggcaattaaaattttctttctctgagtatTCACCTCAGCCTTTTCACAGCAGAAAGTGAGTGGTAAGGAACACAGTGGTAATAACTggaatgaaggggcacctgggtggctcagtcggttaagcctccagcttgactcaggtcatgatctcatggttcgtgggttcgaggcacacatcgggctccatgctgacggctaactcagagtctggagcctgcttcagattctgtgtctccctctccttctgaccctctcctgctcaccctgtctctctgtctctcaaaaataaataaaaaacattaaaaaaaagaattggaactaagattttaaaaagagaaataaatggccATGCATAGTGGAATATGTAGATGCTTTGTATCTTGCAGGTTGTCATGTGAGCATACCTCATCAACGCAATCATATTTTCCTGGCTCAGCAAGCACATGAGGACGTATCAGAATGATTCATTAGAGGGGCCTATGTGcataaaagtaatgaaatcaaCAGAGGCTATTAGTTGCTGGATACAGTGTGTTAAAGAGAAGTAAAGTCATCCCTTCTCTTAAACATTAAGATTAGGAGACAGTCTTAAACTTTTTTGAAATTCAACCATCCTACGTAAGCTTGCCTACATAGCTCAGTAGATATTCAGTGTAAGAGAGGAAAAAGCATTCTTTCGTGTGGCAGCAAGaataaaaagaggggcgcctgagtgtctcaAGTCAATGGAgcctctgacttccactcaggtcatgatctctcggttcatgggtttgagccccaccttgggctccacgctgacagtgtagagcctgcttggaattctctctctctccctctctctctgcccctctccttattactctctctgtctctgaaaataagtaaataaacattttttaattaaaaaaaaaaggaaagactgggAACAGAGAAGTATACATCacagccccgcccccatcctGTCCCTCTGGAGGGTATGTACTTGACCTCCCCAGGCCCAAGAGCCCTGACACGCAGAGGCCAGCCCTGGACCTCAGCTCTGAGGCTGCTCTGTATCACTTCTGCCCGCAGAAAGCACTCTGGCCCTTCCCACCATGGAAAGTCTTACCCAAATCTCAACtccctttttttatttatgttttttatttatttttgagagacagagagagacagtgcaagcaggggagggtcagagagagagggagatacagaatcagaagcaggctccaggctgagctgtcagcacacagcccgactcggggctcgaacccacgaaccatgagatcatgacctgagccgaagccagacacttaacagactgagccacccaggtgtcccatcaacTCCCTTTATcttggagcttggagcccagCTCATGCTGCTGGTCCGGCCCACCCTGGCCTGGCACTCTCCACCCAGGCTTTCGTCCTGGACTCCACCTGTGGCCACACCCACATCATCTGTGCGTAGGGAGGTTTTCTCGGTGCCAAGGAGAGATCTAGAACATTTTCTAATATTCCAATGCAGAACCACTGGCCaatttgaattctgtttctttcccttttacagCCAAATAGCTTAAGAGTCCTGAAAGCATACAAGATGAACAGTGATTCCTCTCAAATCACACTCGGGCACACCCTTGCAGggctgtgcactgcacaactccaggggACCATCCACCTGGACCCTAGTATGAATGGTGCCCCCCGGGACTTGTGCGGTGCGCCCGCCCTGCAGTCAGGCCATAAAGCCACCACGCCTTCCAACACTGCAGTCTACTGGTTAAAAGCTACACTGCTAGGCCTTCTAATCTTCTCTCTACCActtatgaccttgagcaaattccTCACATTCTGTTGTAAGGCAGATGTCAGCGGCCCCCTCAGAGTTGTGAGGGAAATGTgtgcatcagcacagagcccgtaaAACTAACGTTCCAGGCAAGGAGCCTGCACAGAAGCACTCAGTCATCATTAGCTGCTTTTCTCAAAATGAGTCAGTCAAAGCCATTTTTGTCTGGTTTGTTTCCAAAAAGACTACATTTCCTTGCTCTTCCAGATCATGAGAAAAATCCAGGTGAGAAtggctttctcctcttccctctctccatcagGCATGAGAGCAGATGGGGGCGAAGGAAGGTTGAGGGATTCGGCGTCACGACACCAGGATTCAAAATCTGAGTCTCTGATCCATATATATGTCTTAGCTCTGTGCCCTGAGAAAGCCACTTAAGCTTTATATGTGAACTCTTAGGACTCTTGTGAGGATTAGAAGCTGCTGGAGGACTTCTGAGATGGGGTGGGTGCCTAGCGTTGTTTGGATCTTAATCGGACTCGTGCATTTGTTTGGAGCATGTCTTGTTTTACCCCGCTGCCTATAAAACAGAAATGATGTTTCTTCTCACTTTTTATGACCCTCTTCCCCTCATGCGTTTTATTGGTGACCaattcctcttccctctcctcccccctcaccccgGCACCGCCATCAAATCGTGCCGCCTGGGCTGACTCGTGACCCTGTTCCCTGTCCCGCAGGTGAATATTGACCACTTCACGAAGGACATCACAATGAAGAACCTGGTGGAACCGTCTCCGAGCAGCTTCGATGTGGCCCAGAAAAGAATCTACTCCCTGATGGAAAAGGATTCACTGCCTCGCTTCCTGCGCTCTGAGTTTTATAAGGAATTAATCAAGTAGCAATTTAGTTGGGCTGTGAGGTTCATCCAGTGTGTTATCTCCTCCATAGTAACGCTGCGTTTTCCGGCAATCTACATAGCTTCCCGTAGCTGCTTGGTTCAAAGATACCCAAACAGGGAAAAATCCCAGGAAGTGTTGCTTACTCGTTTTCTGCACAGTATTCTGGATGTTTATCTAGTGTCTGAATGCCTTcctctcccattttcttcttccattcttgAGTATGTTGTTGTCAAAGCGAATCACAATCACAGAAAAATTCTGCTTCTGGCAAAGAAACATAAGATAAGAATATGATACCTAGAATGTGGGTCCATTTGGTTTAGGTAATGGGTCTCTATCCACCCAGATTGGTCTGAAAAAGAATGTGGTTGTGGAAAGTGAGACCCATCAATCCCATTTGTTGGTTTCATTCTGACCCAGGTGGACTTACCCCTCCACTTCTGACCTTGGGTAGTAAAAGGTGATAAGAATTTTATGAGGCAgccattatttgatttttaagcaaatacattatttaaaatatcagtctTTCCTTTGGAGCATCTTCGGGTTGCTGGAGATCACTAACCAGAGATATAACCATAAATAGGTTATGTGTATACAAAATCAATCTGAACACAATCCATATTGATTCTTTCCTTATCCCTCTCTCATTCCCCCACTAAGTTaccaaattctattttaaatcaaCAACCTGACAATggagtatttaataaatgtatgtatgcatCTAGTATGTAGGCCCAAAGTTTcaattttcagattatttttggACCCTAGGAGtataaaattccaaaatttgCAACTCCActcatgtaaaataaaacagatgccGTCCAGTGCAATTTCTCTTATCTCAATATCAGGAGAGCTATGCACTAAAATGGGAACATTTTGTCAAGCCAACAATGGTTAATTACCCCA
Protein-coding sequences here:
- the RGS5 gene encoding regulator of G-protein signaling 5 isoform X2 — protein: MCKGLAALPHSCLERAKEIKIKLGILLQKPDSAVDLVIPYNEKPEKPAKTQKPPLDEALQWRDSLDKILQNNYGLASFKSFLKSEFSEENLEFWLACEDYRKIKSPAKMAEKAKKIYEEFIQTEAPKEVNIDHFTKDITMKNLVEPSPSSFDVAQKRIYSLMEKDSLPRFLRSEFYKELIK
- the RGS5 gene encoding regulator of G-protein signaling 5 isoform X1, which translates into the protein MCSYGVSILPYIFPFRAKEIKIKLGILLQKPDSAVDLVIPYNEKPEKPAKTQKPPLDEALQWRDSLDKILQNNYGLASFKSFLKSEFSEENLEFWLACEDYRKIKSPAKMAEKAKKIYEEFIQTEAPKEVNIDHFTKDITMKNLVEPSPSSFDVAQKRIYSLMEKDSLPRFLRSEFYKELIK